From the Hoplias malabaricus isolate fHopMal1 chromosome 6, fHopMal1.hap1, whole genome shotgun sequence genome, the window CATAATAGCTATGAAATGATACTTTGAATTAATTCCTTTAACAGCAATAGTTGCAGACAGCCCTGGAGCATATGCCAAGCTTGCACATATTCTTGTGCATATACGTGTAAGTGCCTTGGCTTTACAAGGGAAGGCTTGTTAtacatgtatattttacagaggTGTTTCTCTGTACTTCTCAATCTTGGGGACCATCAGGGGACAACACTGCAGCCTCATACATTTCAGTACATGACCCTTCTCCTTGAGCCCTTTCACAAAGCCACTGATTGCGCTCCGTACAGCAGACGATGAAAAATAGAAGATGATGGGGTCCAGGCAGGCATTGAGGGTGCTGGAAATCAAGGCCAGCTCTCGCCAGTCCTCGCTCTCATCACGGATGTAGCCTACCACATGTGAGGCATTGTATGGCCCAAAACATACAGCAAAAACAAGTAAAGTGACAACAGCCAAGCCAATGGCTCTCAGCCTGCGTCGTCTGCCAATGTGGGGCAGGCTGGACAAGATCTGTATTAAGTTGATGTAGCAAAAGCAACAGATGAGGAAGGGGATGCAGAAGAGCACCAGGAAGAGCTCCAGACGGACTGGCAGCAGAATATGTAGCTGCTCTTTAGTGAAGTTGTCATAGCACTTTATTGCTGACGGCTCCATTGCACTGCTGTTCGGACTGTGGTCATTATCAATTTCATTGCTCGAAGGTAAAGAAGGTACAATGTACACAATGCTGAGGTTCAGAGTTCCCACAAGCCAAAAGAAGATACTGGCAATCACAGCGTAGCGAGGGCGACGGCACAATGCGTACCGGATCGGAAAAGCCCCGCCCAGGTAGCGCTCAAAGCTAACGGCTGTCAGGAACAATGTGCTAGTGTAAATGGTAGAGAAGTAGAAGAAGCTGCTGAGGGGACACAAAAAAGCATCCATTGTCCAAACCATGTCATTGAAGGCCTCCTTCATTTTGAAGGGCAAAAAGGTGAGGAAGATGAGGTCAGAGATGGTAAGGTTCAACAGGAGTATATCGATGGGAGTTGGTTTACAGTGAACCTTGCGGCAGAAGGTGCACATCGCAAGAAGATTGGCCGGAAGTCCAATCAAGAAAGTAAAAATGTAGACAGGCAACAGCAACTGACTGACCAACATGGTGAAGAGCTTGACCATCACAAAACATCTGTGGACGACAGCAAATTCATACAACGAATTAGTGTAAAAAGGGAGAAACAGAAAACTGCCTCATTCATGTTCTGCGAATGAGACTATTCAACCCTAATTTTTATTATGAATAATTTCAGTGTCTTTCTggttaattttaatgttttcctACATATTCCCTAAATATAAAGTTTGTTAATaattcaaaaataattaaatatgtgAAAAGTTACAAGCAGTTTGTATAtagtatttttaatgtatattcaAGGTGACATAGTGTGTAATCAGTTTGAAATGTTGTCAATGTCTTCCTCATTGTTTCAAACCTGCCTAGTTATAATTAATTGACTACAATGCTAAACAACTAAACATACACTATCTGCAAAAATGAGAGAGCTAATTAGCTAATTTATTATCCAGTCAAGATGAATGCAAAGTAAagacaaatataaacagatCAACCATAATATTATAACCACTTCTTTGCTTCCACACTCAAGGTCCATTCTGatcttcaatggccaggaccaccacagagcaggtatgatttgggtggtggatcattctcagtgctgcagtgacattggttgtggttgtgctggtatgagtggatcagacacagcagttctgcttgagtttttaaacattgtgcccactcactgtccactctgttagacacatatacctcgttggtccactttatagatataaagtcagacaCAGTATTTCATCTGTTGCAGCACAGTTtctgttggtcatcctctactcgtttatcagtgacacaggacgctgcccacCGGACGctattggctggatatttttgaatgatggactattctcagtccagcggtGATACAGGTCTTTAAACACTTCAGCAGCACTTCTGTATCTTATGCACTtgtatcagtgcaacacacactaacaaactaCTACCATGTCAgtctcactgcagcactgagaatccACTACCCACATAATACCTGATCTGTGGTATTCCTGACCAATGAAGTCCAGAGTGGTAGGAGACTAACAATTTAtgtagagcaatagatggactacagcctgcAATTGTGGAAATgtgctgtgtggtcagtgaagctgagagaaatACGGTGAGTGTAGGAACAAGGAGGTGATCATAATTTTACGGTTGATCAGTGTAAGCGTCACAGGAAAAGACAACCTTTACTGATAAAAAATATTACTGATAAAAATTAGattgaaaagaaataaattgtCAAAAATCTAAGTAAATAAAGACACTGCTGGTGTTCTAAAAACGATGAACTGAGGCCATTCTTCAAAATCACAGAATGTTTATGGATTACTTAATTAAAAAGCAAAAATCTAACTTTTGAGACTAAACTTCAGAGCTGTTGAAAACTTGTCCCAGCAGactcataaaataaataaataaataaataataataataataataaatagccCCTGAATATAAAATGATACACTATACTATTAAATAGTATAAACGTTTATACTACTTTAATACTAGTATAAAAtagtatatatatttctgtataaatgtctgaaaaatatattctgctttttcttaaaactaaaaaattaataaaggtACTCAATGGTTATTTTGACTGAAACTAATATTAATGAGGAATGGTCTCTGACATATGACCTGTATTAATAAACTCTGTCCAAAGTCAACTATATTTTAAGCTGACGTGAATATTTGCCAGTGGTGTACAACTTTGAGGAAGTGCTATATATGAATACATTGTGTGGATACTAGTTTGATCTTGAAAGTTTGCAACATCCATCAATGTTAGTGAATAACTGAATAATAtgtgacatttaaaaatgttttatgataaatATCTGTTAAGTTTTAGATACTTAACAAAGTGGAACACTCTCAAAGTATGATGTAAAATGCACTGAAGAAACAGCTTAACATATTGTTATAAATGATGGTTTATGACCAAGAcaagatatttttattttattttagtgaaatttaaTGAAAACTCACCCTTAAAAGCCAGGACTATTTTCATTTTGTAGCTGTCCCAATGTTTAGGAGAGTCACGTAGTCTCTGCTTTGTCTCAGATATTCTGATTAGCTTATTTTATCTTGGGGTGGATATAGTTTCTCTGTCGCTGGAAATTTAATAAACCCTTGCCACAATCTACAGGTTCAGACTCACCAAACACTGTTGCTCAGCAACTCCTTAGAACAGTGAGGGTGAGAATCATGTCATAACCACTGTTAATGTATGGGATCACCCCTGGAATAATACAGACTGCATCCACTGACCGAGAACATATCTCTGAGATTACATGTGTTTGttcttttcagtgtgtgtgtgcatgcgtgtgtgtgtgcgtgctaatttattgaataataaatataagtaaataCCTTTGTGAATATACACTGATATTATGCAGTTTATAAAATCAGACATAAGGGGTATAAAagcaggtccaaaaatgaacaacatAACATTGCCAATGTGTTACTTTCTTGTATCCAAGCACTATAAGCATAACTGCTAAACTAACAAAGGTAGGTTGACAACTTTTAGTATTGTAGTCAGTGTGACAAACTGTAATAAACTGCtactaataaatatatataagatgttaattcacatttaatccagtgattgttcagggCAGATGCACTTTATATCCCTTCAGTTACAGATTTTAGTCCAGTTGTTTCTGTCTACATAATGAGGCACCCAACGTCCTTTACAAAAATGACTCCCACCAGATCTTTGCATTCTATTGTGAATAAATATTGGTTAATAAAATGGCAAatcatttcattctgttttttatttacagtttgcACAGCATCACAACTttgttgttgtaaataaaatgataaaatgctGTGTAAAACCTAGACCTGACCAGCCTGGAATCTAGGTCTTACTTTGAtcgataataataaaaaaaaaagatatgcaTCCAGCTGCTTCTTTGGAAGTCTCCCAATAAGAATACATTTTCgacacaaataaattaaaaaatatgcaATTATGTTTAGTTGTTACATGAGACAAAATGCATAACCTGTACTTAAGGGCAGTTTGCACTGAAaattaataacaaatatttttgtgtttagtgCACAGATACCAGAAAGTTACACATTTAGGTAAGGAAATGTCATGTTATTCTTCTTATTTTGATCAGTTCATGTTCTGATTTTAATAGCCATTTTAATATCTGTGTTTATTACACCCAAATTGCTTAGACTTACTTATCTGATATCTGTCTATGGTCTAAGATGTGATGTGGCCAGTCTGTTGTTCTGAGACCACCAGCAAtttcttttcttgtttgttAAGAAGGTTGGTAAGAAGTGGGTGAGGGAGACACACAATTGGGCTGCGCTGTTAAAATGCCCCAAAACGTCTTGCACATAATGATGTTTTTGCTTTGATGCACGGGCATAAACTGaggaaaactaaataaataaaattgtggaAAATCATTAACCATTTTTAAACTATGAAGTCTGTTAAGCTTGTGCATCCAGTGGCAAAGTCCATTCTCTGTAGAAGAGAACCTGGGTTGTGTTCTAATTGGAAAACGGCTCAGAAATACCTTTACTATTGGTTCAAACACACCCCAAAAAATGGGAGTGAACGGAGAGCTAATCTCAAATGGCCCTCACGTATCTCTAACTCTTACTTCCTGTGGCACGATTTGGAAGGCAAATCTTGGGGGCCTCAGACACCTGCACTGCTTGTGGTCTGTCCATCTGGAAGTTGGAGAACCAGTGACACAAGAATGGGTGAAGTGTCAGATATTTCAACAGTGGTGGACTGTAACAAACAGTGGTGGACAGCAACAAGTCACCGTACTTGTAGGGTAGgtgattt encodes:
- the LOC136700059 gene encoding free fatty acid receptor 2-like; amino-acid sequence: MVKLFTMLVSQLLLPVYIFTFLIGLPANLLAMCTFCRKVHCKPTPIDILLLNLTISDLIFLTFLPFKMKEAFNDMVWTMDAFLCPLSSFFYFSTIYTSTLFLTAVSFERYLGGAFPIRYALCRRPRYAVIASIFFWLVGTLNLSIVYIVPSLPSSNEIDNDHSPNSSAMEPSAIKCYDNFTKEQLHILLPVRLELFLVLFCIPFLICCFCYINLIQILSSLPHIGRRRRLRAIGLAVVTLLVFAVCFGPYNASHVVGYIRDESEDWRELALISSTLNACLDPIIFYFSSSAVRSAISGFVKGLKEKGHVLKCMRLQCCPLMVPKIEKYRETPL